Proteins encoded by one window of Tunturibacter psychrotolerans:
- a CDS encoding PHP domain-containing protein encodes MSQSSVSYLWREPEAAKGFETGVSLHSHTNQSKETLDFISEMSKDWSVLQPVMRWAERRCKRRQSIDLNYARGYWTPPLTPSLAFDLERRQIEEKLQMQALVSITDHDDINAPMLLRSVPSSRHIPVSVEWTVPFGNTAFHIGVHNLPSATGAAWMERLAAFTALPVATREPELLREVLAELDEIPGVLVIFNHPLWDLYRVGKEKHDVLVNEFLALYGQYVHALELNGLRDWKENREAATLAGKWNQLVISGGDRHGVEPNANVNLTRAGSFTEFVHEVRRERQSHVLFMPQYAEPWKHRILQSTLDAIRNYPHFPEGSRRWDQRVYHPDANGEIRPVSELWPKGYAPRPIQAVLSMVRLMGAAPLSGGLRMAWNDSVEMQTTLAKLDA; translated from the coding sequence ATGAGCCAGTCGAGTGTTTCGTACCTGTGGCGGGAACCGGAGGCGGCGAAGGGGTTTGAAACCGGGGTCTCGCTGCATAGTCACACGAACCAGTCAAAAGAGACGTTGGATTTCATCTCGGAGATGTCCAAGGACTGGAGCGTGCTGCAGCCGGTGATGCGGTGGGCAGAACGACGGTGCAAGCGGCGGCAGAGCATTGACCTGAACTATGCCCGAGGCTACTGGACTCCTCCGCTGACACCAAGTCTCGCGTTTGACCTGGAGCGGCGGCAGATCGAAGAGAAGCTGCAGATGCAGGCTCTTGTTTCGATCACCGATCACGATGACATCAATGCGCCGATGCTGCTGCGATCGGTGCCTTCGTCACGGCATATTCCGGTGTCGGTTGAGTGGACGGTGCCTTTTGGCAACACGGCGTTTCATATCGGCGTTCACAATCTGCCAAGCGCGACGGGCGCGGCATGGATGGAGCGTCTCGCTGCGTTTACTGCGCTTCCGGTGGCGACTCGTGAGCCTGAGCTGCTGCGGGAAGTTCTGGCTGAACTTGATGAGATTCCGGGCGTCCTTGTGATTTTCAATCATCCGCTGTGGGACCTTTATCGGGTGGGCAAGGAGAAGCACGACGTTCTGGTGAACGAGTTTCTGGCGCTGTATGGGCAATATGTGCACGCGCTCGAGCTGAACGGTTTGCGTGACTGGAAAGAGAACCGCGAGGCGGCGACTCTGGCTGGGAAATGGAATCAGCTTGTGATCAGTGGCGGCGATCGGCACGGTGTGGAACCGAATGCGAATGTGAACCTGACGCGGGCGGGGAGCTTCACTGAGTTCGTACACGAGGTGCGACGTGAGCGGCAGAGCCATGTACTCTTTATGCCGCAGTATGCCGAGCCGTGGAAGCACCGGATTCTGCAGTCGACATTGGATGCGATCCGCAACTACCCGCACTTTCCGGAGGGCTCGCGCCGCTGGGATCAGCGGGTCTATCATCCGGACGCCAACGGAGAGATTCGTCCCGTGTCTGAGCTTTGGCCCAAGGGCTATGCGCCGCGCCCGATACAGGCGGTTCTGTCGATGGTGAGGTTGATGGGCGCAGCGCCGTTGTCGGGTGGCCTTAGGATGGCGTGGAACGACAGCGTCGAGATGCAGACCACACTGGCAAAGCTGGATGCCTGA